The stretch of DNA TACTTGCAACTTAAATTTGTCAGAAAAAAATATCTTAGCTCAAAAGTTTAAACCCTGTTTAGAATATCATATTAAAAATTGCTTGGCACCTTGTGTTGGATATGAAGAAGAGGAAGCATATAACGCCAAGGTAAGTCAGGTCGCTAATATACTGAAAGGACATTTTGCTTCTGTTAAGCGGTACCTGAAAGAAGAAATGCAAAAACATGCTGAGAATATGCAATTTGAGCGGGCGCAAGAAATAAAAGTGCAGTACGATGCCTTGGCAAATTATCAAGGAAAATCGACCGTTGTAAATCCTAGTATCAAAGATGTTGATGTTTTTAGCTTGGAGCAGGATGAAGAAATAGCTTATTTTAACTACTTAAAAGTAGTTGATGGGGCTATTATCAATACATTTACCATGGAGTTGGACAAGAATCTGGATGACAATCAGACCGATTTATTAGTCTTTGCCATACAAACCTTGCGAGAAAAATACCAGAGCATAGCGCCAGAAGTAATTGTTCCTATAGAAATACCAATGGTTTGGGAAGGAACAGTAATAACAATTCCCAAAATAGGAGATAAAAAGAAGCTGTTAGAACTTTCGGAAAAGAATTTAGCCTATTATGTTTTACAAAAGCGAAAACAGGCGGTTTCTAAGGCCAATAAACAATCAACGGCAGAGAAAGTCTTGGAGATTATGAAAAAAGATCTACAGATGCCTGTATTACCTTTGCATTTGGAGTGTTTTGATAATTCTAACCTTCAAGGCACGAATCCTGTTGCTTCAATGGTTTGTTTTAGGCATGGAAAACCTTCTAAACGAGAATATCGACATTATCACATCAAGACTGTAGAAGGACCAGATGATTTTGCTTCTATGGAGGAAATTGTCTATCGTCGATACAAACGATTGATGGAAGGAAAAAAGCCATTGCCACAATTGATTGTAATTGATGGAGGAAAAGGGCAATTAAGTGCCGCTGTAAAAAGCCTAAAAGCATTGGGAATTTATAAGCGAATGACCATTATTGGCATTGCTAAACGACTAGAGGAAATTTATTTTCCAGAAGATAGTGTTCCTCTGTTGCTAAGCAAAAAATCACCGACGCTAAAGGTAATTCAGCAAGCTAGAAATGAAGCGCATCGTTTTGCGATCGAGTTTCATCGTCTGATTCGTTCCAAAAAATATGTGTCTACTCAATTAACAGAGATAGAAGGAATTGGCAAAAAAACAGCCGAAAAACTTTTGCAGGAATTTGCTTCGGTTGAAAAAATTAAAGCCGCTAGCCAAGAAGAATTAGAAGCTTCTGTAGGGAAAGCTGCGACCAAAAAATTATTGCTACATTATAATTTGCCTTACCAAGAGCCCCCAAAGAAGCCTAAGAAAAAGAAAAAAGAAGAATAAATTATAATTGATTATGATCTAGAATAGCTTCTCCAAGTTGTTTAACTAGGTGAACCTTTATATCTCCTGAGCCAGTAATTTTAGGGGCTTGGATACCTGTTCTATTAAAGATAGGGGTAGGGACTTTTAGGAGTAAAACAAATGTATTCGTCCTAGTATATTTGCTACTATTTTTGCAACGAAACGTTTGACGATGAGCTTTCTTAGAATCATTTTCTAAGCATCGCATAACCCATTTTTAGAGTTTTTTTTGGTGGGCATATGGCTGATTGGGAACAAAGTACGCCGCAGAAAGCTGCTATTTTTCTGTAGGAAAAATAAGGTTTTCAGGTGTCTGAGCGAAGCGAGTTTCTGAAAGCCTAAGCTATCAAGAAGATACTTTGTCCAAGAAGTCATCCAGTCCTAGCGTTTTTGGTTCTTTTTGGGCAATGCAAAAAGAACAACAGGTATTGATTACCCTGCTTTTTGCTATTTTGCCTCTAAAATGGGGCTAGATTAAAATTTTCAATATTCATTTCATTAAAAAGAAATAATTGTATTTGTTATTATAGCTTAATAAACAATTTTTTATAAAGCAACAAAACTGCTAAAATGTATTTTTGTTTTATTACTAAATCACCCTATAGGTAGCATGGAGTTAGGGCGAGGAGAGGGCTATTTATCAGAAAAGGTACCTAACATCCCTAAGATGCATTATCGGTACCTTTAATCATTTTCTGGGTTTGGTGGTGAAACCTTTTGGGAATAAAATCTTAAGGTTTAATCACTAAAATTGATACCCTTTATGTGGTAAATTTATAGTTTGTAACCCCTGATTGATATAAAAGTAAAAAAGAATGTAAATTAAAACAAAAACAAAAAAAAGAATTTATCAGTAAAAAAACAATGCTGATGTTTTGTTTTTAGTTGATTATTAGATTTTTATGAATTTGTGTTCTCAGTGAAAAAAGAGCAGATCATGAATGAAATTTATTGACTAATAATCAAACCATCTTTGAGGCGAATCGTACGCTTAGTTTTTGCCGCAATATCTTCTTCATGGGTAACTAGCAACAATGTTTTTCCTTCATCATTAAAGGTTTTGAACAAATCCATTACATCATAGGAGGTTTGAGTATCCAAAGCACCAGTAGGTTCATCCGCTAAGATGATTTTTGGCTCCGATATTAATGCTCGAGCAATTGCAACCCGTTGTTGTTGTCCACCTGATAATTCGCTAGGATGGTGATTGGCCCACTCTTTAAGCCCAACTTTATCCAGAAACTCAACCGCTTTGATTTGTCGTTCTTTTCTAGGTACTTTTTGGTAATAAAGAGGCAATGCAACATTCTCTGCTGCGGTCTTAAAAGGCAATAGATTAAAACCTTGGAATACAAAGCCAATCAATTGATTTCGATACAATGCAGCCTGTTTTTGAGATAGATTTTTGATCAAAATACCATCTAAATGATATTCTCCAATCGTATAATCGTCTAAAATCCCCATAATGTTCAATAGGGTTGATTTTCCAGAACCAGAAGAACCCATGATCGAAACAAATTCTCCTTGATCAATGAAAAGGTCAATCCCTTTTAGCACTTCAATTGAATTTTTACCAATTTTATACGATTTACGAATGTTTTTTAGCGATAGCATTGAAATAAAAGTTATAACATGATAAGAGTGCGCAAATATACTATTCGTAATTCGCAATTCGTAATTCAACTTCAACAATAAAAGTAAGGGAAAGGTTAAAGATTTTTGTGCGTATTATTTCCACTCTACTATTTGTCCTCGATCTTTTTGTAACATATGTGTAGGAATACTTTCTTTGATTTGCTGTTCTAATAATTGGAGCAACTTTATTTTTGCATAATTACGGACATAAACAAAACTAACTTCCCTTAAGGGGATGGGAGCTTGAATAGAACGTACATTTTGCGGACTATGAAGGGTTGCTAATTCTGGCAGCAACGTAAACCCTCCTTCTTTGTCTACCAATCGTTGCAAACCCTCTAGCGACCCTCCTTCGTATTCAAAGGGTAAGTTTCCATTGGATAACCCATTTTGCTGCGAGGTACAGAGATTGATGACCTGACTTCTAAAACAATGCCCTTGGCTAAGCATCCAAAGATTTTCATGATTTAGTAAATCTAAAGGAATGCTGTTGTTTTGGGCAAAGGAATGTTCAGGGTGAACATAGAGTTGAATTTCTTCATAAAATAAAGGATGCTCATAGAGCATTTCATCCTTGAGTGGAGTGACCAATAACCCAACATCTAATAAATCATTTTTTAAATCGCTAATGATTTGATCGGTTGTTCGTTCTTTGATTTGCAAATTGACTTGGGGATATTTGCGGATAAAGTTTCCTACAAAAAAGGGCAATAGATAAGGAGCAATCGTTGGTAAAATACCAATACGTAATTGTCCTGATATATCATTTTGAAAATCAGCGACCAATTGACCTAATCGTTGGTGCTCTCGCAAAATAACACGAGCCTGACGAATGATTTCTTGTCCAATGGGAGTTGGGGCAATCGGTTGTTTGCTACGATCAAAAATTAGAACGCCTAACAATTCTTCGGCTTTTTTTATTTGGGCACTTAGAGTAGGTTGGGTGACAAAGCATTTTTGGGCTGCTAAACCAAAATGCCGCTCCCTATCTACGGCAACAATATATTCTAGTTGTGTTATCGTTGGCATTATAATTTTCTATTTACTGATAGACGAATTCAATTTGTTTTTGTTCTAAACTGTTCTTAACTTTGCGGTGTTCTTAAGAAAGAGTTTTATAGTTCTTGTCGTTTTTAATTAACGGTTGTTTTTTTAGATTCATTATTTATTATCAATAAACTAACCATAGAAGTTGTTGAATGACTAGAACTAGAATACATAGATACTAAATAATAATTTAACCATACCTATAATTTTTTGTTCAGTAAGTTGAACAATGAATTATTTTAACCAAAAAAATATAAACAATGGCTTTATTAACTGTAGGAAGCGAGTTTCCCCAATTTTCAAAAACGGCTGTAGTTTCTCTTGAAAAAGGAAAAGAATTCGAAACATTAACGAATACTTTTAACAACGATAATGGACAATGGACAGTAATGTTCTGGTGGCCTAAAGATTTTACGTTTGTTTGCCCAACAGAAATTGCAGAGTTTAATGCAGCTTACGAGGAGTTCCGTGATAGAGATACTACTTTGATTGGCGCTTCTACGGATTCTGAATTTGTACATGCTGCTTGGAGAAGAGATCACGATGATTTGCGTGGTTTGAAATTTCCTATGTTAGCGGATACTTCTAAATCTCTAGCTGAAGATTTAGGTATTTTGGAAGCAAACGAAAAGATTGCTTACCGTGCAACGTTCATCGTTGATCCTCAAAATATCGTACGTTGGGTATCTGTTTATGACTTGAGCGTAGGTCGTAACGTAGACGAAGTAATCCGTGTATTGGATGCTTTGCAAACCGATGAATTATGCCCATGTAACTGGCAAAAAGGTGAAGAAACATTAGTTGTATAATTAATGTATACTTCTTAGTTGAATAAAGCTCTTTTTGTGTTCTTGAAATACAGAAAGAGCTTTTTTATTTTATGTTGCTTGTGTTCTTGAACAAATCTGATAATTTCAAGATAGAATTAAGTACACAAAACTAATACTTATAAAAAATGTTAGCAGAAACAAAAAATGATTTGTTGGCAGATTTGGGTTTGGAAGATCTGCAAAATGAAACAATAGATGCTTTGGTGGCGGGAGATTCTCGATACTTAAAAGATTTGCGTATGAATCTTAGTGGCATGAAGCGTGTCAAGGAATTAAATGCAAAAGAACAAGCCTTGATTGCAGTAGCCATTGCCAACAATTACAATAATAAAATCGTACAAAAGGCTTTTGCGGCGAAGGCAGAGGAAGCAGGAGCTACCTCAGCAGAAATTGCAGAAGCATTAGCTTGTGCTTCTTTGTTGAGTGCCAATAATGTATTGTATCGTTTTCGCCACTTTATGGGAAGAGATAGTTATGATAAAATGCCAGCGGGCTTGCGCATGAATATTATGTCGAGTCCTGTTATGGGGAAAGAATTTTTTGAGTTGATGAGCACTGCGGTTTCTGCGGTGAATGGTTGCGAGCGTTGCATCCAATCTCACGAAGCTTCTTTGTTACAAATGGGAACCAGCGAAAAAAGAGTTTGGGCAGCAATTCGTTTGTCAGCAATTATCACCAGCTTATGTAAGGTTGTTTATTAAACACCCTCTTAGCTACTCTAACAAACAAAACAGTCAATTTGAGGACAAAAAAGGCAGTTGTTTAGGACTACTTTTTAAGCTTCAAATTGACTGTTTTTATAAATAGAGAGCGGAATGCTCTAAATAGTTGGTATGCTTACTACTATTCAGCAGCTTTTGCGATTTCGTGCTCCAATTCTTCTTCATCACCAGGCTTATAACCTGTGTGCTTATAGATAACATTGCCTTTGGCATCTAATAGCAAGGTGTAAGGGCAAGAATTAAAACCTAAAGCTTGGTAAGCACTGTTATCAGGATTGCAAAGAATATCATACTCCCAACCTTTGGTATCTACTACACCTTTTACTTTTGGCTTGGTACGAGAGTTGTCCATACTTACTGCAATAAACTCAATATCATAATCATCCTTCCAAGCATCAAGATAATCATTGTTAATATTATCTAATTCTTCTTTACAGGGTTTGCACCAAGTTGCCCAGAAATTAACAACCGTAATTTTTCCTTTTTCGGCAACATAATCTTTCAATTTGACCTTTTTACCACTCAATGTCTCCATCGTTAGAGAAGCAGGTAAGCTTTTTTGAGCAAAAGTTGAAGTCGAAGCTACTAATAGTAAAACTAAACTAGCTAATAAGAGTTTTGAACATTTCATAGTAGAGATATTATTTAACAAGGATATTTATGAATTAATAACATAACAATTGCTTCTTATTCAATTGCTGTGCCAAGTTAATAAATAAAATTTAATTCTTTGTAATATGGTTATTAATAAATGAAAATATCTTCATATCTTGAACTGCACAAGTTTTATTTTAAAGTATCGCAATTTTAAAAAAGCTTGATTCCTTCTAACTATTTTTGCAGAAGCAGTAAAAAAAATTACCTTGCATGGTAGACGTTATGACAAACGAATAGATATGGCAGAAAATTTATTTTTTTGTTTTGTTTTGTAAAAAAAAATCCCCCTTCTAAAGGGGAGTGATTTTAAAGCCTCAACAGATAAAAAACGTTAACTTTCTCCCTATAAACTCCATTATAGAATGAACTTCGTTTATTTATGCGATTGCTGCATAGTCCACGATAATATCTAGTGCTAGCAGTACAACTTACTATTAATGTATTATCCTTATATAACTTAACCAATACCTTATTAATAAATGGCATTTGGTTTTTTTACCTAAAAACGCAAAACTTCGAATTATGAGGCTTAGAATAATTCAATCATGGCTATTGATGCTTGGTCTTCTTGCAACAAATGCATCAGCTCAAGATGGCAACACTAGTAAATTTGGAACCTTAACAGGAGATTTTGAAACTCAAAATAGTTTCTTTATCCGAGATTCTGTTATTGGTGCAGCCAATACTCCCCAATATGATCGTCAGAAGTTTGGAACGAATAATTGGCTAACCTTAAATTATAGCGTTATGGGCTTTGATATAGGCATTCGTTTTGATGCCTATTACAATTCGAATTTGATTGATCCTTTGGATTCGTATTCTGCCTTAGGTTTAGGGCGTTGGCATATTCGAAAAGAAGTTTTTGGTCTAGATATAACAGCAGGTTATTTTTACGATCAAATTGGAAATGGAACTATTTTTAGAGCCTATAATGAGCGTTATTTACCCATTGATAATGCCTTGGTAGGGGGAAGATTGATTTATAAAATAAATGAAAATTGGCAAGCAAAGGTTTTTGCTGGTCAGCAAAAAAAGGTAGAAAAGCAAATTAATTTGTTTGAAAACTATCAGCCAATTATTGCTGGTGCGGCAATCGACGGTTTTATTTCGATCGGAAAAGAGGATAACCAAGTTACCTTAACTCCTGGAGCAGGTGCTATTCGCCGTACTTTAGATGATGCAAGCATGAACCAAATTGCTACTGATATTGGT from Aureispira anguillae encodes:
- the uvrC gene encoding excinuclease ABC subunit UvrC, encoding MTKDDYNKIAPNFPTQPGVYRFIDKDDIILYIGKAKHLKKRVSSYFGNRKDMRNKTRIMVRKSVRIEYTIVDTEQDALLLEATLIQKHQPRYNVMLKSGKPYPYICIKKERFPRVFITRQVYKDGSKYFGPYVSRHRMNTIVELIKNLFQLRTCNLNLSEKNILAQKFKPCLEYHIKNCLAPCVGYEEEEAYNAKVSQVANILKGHFASVKRYLKEEMQKHAENMQFERAQEIKVQYDALANYQGKSTVVNPSIKDVDVFSLEQDEEIAYFNYLKVVDGAIINTFTMELDKNLDDNQTDLLVFAIQTLREKYQSIAPEVIVPIEIPMVWEGTVITIPKIGDKKKLLELSEKNLAYYVLQKRKQAVSKANKQSTAEKVLEIMKKDLQMPVLPLHLECFDNSNLQGTNPVASMVCFRHGKPSKREYRHYHIKTVEGPDDFASMEEIVYRRYKRLMEGKKPLPQLIVIDGGKGQLSAAVKSLKALGIYKRMTIIGIAKRLEEIYFPEDSVPLLLSKKSPTLKVIQQARNEAHRFAIEFHRLIRSKKYVSTQLTEIEGIGKKTAEKLLQEFASVEKIKAASQEELEASVGKAATKKLLLHYNLPYQEPPKKPKKKKKEE
- a CDS encoding ABC transporter ATP-binding protein; the encoded protein is MLSLKNIRKSYKIGKNSIEVLKGIDLFIDQGEFVSIMGSSGSGKSTLLNIMGILDDYTIGEYHLDGILIKNLSQKQAALYRNQLIGFVFQGFNLLPFKTAAENVALPLYYQKVPRKERQIKAVEFLDKVGLKEWANHHPSELSGGQQQRVAIARALISEPKIILADEPTGALDTQTSYDVMDLFKTFNDEGKTLLLVTHEEDIAAKTKRTIRLKDGLIISQ
- a CDS encoding hydrogen peroxide-inducible genes activator encodes the protein MPTITQLEYIVAVDRERHFGLAAQKCFVTQPTLSAQIKKAEELLGVLIFDRSKQPIAPTPIGQEIIRQARVILREHQRLGQLVADFQNDISGQLRIGILPTIAPYLLPFFVGNFIRKYPQVNLQIKERTTDQIISDLKNDLLDVGLLVTPLKDEMLYEHPLFYEEIQLYVHPEHSFAQNNSIPLDLLNHENLWMLSQGHCFRSQVINLCTSQQNGLSNGNLPFEYEGGSLEGLQRLVDKEGGFTLLPELATLHSPQNVRSIQAPIPLREVSFVYVRNYAKIKLLQLLEQQIKESIPTHMLQKDRGQIVEWK
- a CDS encoding peroxiredoxin produces the protein MALLTVGSEFPQFSKTAVVSLEKGKEFETLTNTFNNDNGQWTVMFWWPKDFTFVCPTEIAEFNAAYEEFRDRDTTLIGASTDSEFVHAAWRRDHDDLRGLKFPMLADTSKSLAEDLGILEANEKIAYRATFIVDPQNIVRWVSVYDLSVGRNVDEVIRVLDALQTDELCPCNWQKGEETLVV
- a CDS encoding carboxymuconolactone decarboxylase family protein, which encodes MLAETKNDLLADLGLEDLQNETIDALVAGDSRYLKDLRMNLSGMKRVKELNAKEQALIAVAIANNYNNKIVQKAFAAKAEEAGATSAEIAEALACASLLSANNVLYRFRHFMGRDSYDKMPAGLRMNIMSSPVMGKEFFELMSTAVSAVNGCERCIQSHEASLLQMGTSEKRVWAAIRLSAIITSLCKVVY
- a CDS encoding TlpA family protein disulfide reductase, whose amino-acid sequence is MKCSKLLLASLVLLLVASTSTFAQKSLPASLTMETLSGKKVKLKDYVAEKGKITVVNFWATWCKPCKEELDNINNDYLDAWKDDYDIEFIAVSMDNSRTKPKVKGVVDTKGWEYDILCNPDNSAYQALGFNSCPYTLLLDAKGNVIYKHTGYKPGDEEELEHEIAKAAE